Proteins encoded together in one Sceloporus undulatus isolate JIND9_A2432 ecotype Alabama chromosome 4, SceUnd_v1.1, whole genome shotgun sequence window:
- the LOC121927772 gene encoding putative nuclease HARBI1 yields the protein MHSKTKTEVAATTRYKTGRKQTQKGRRETFPGAGLWKSTHMDGKRGRKLYAKNIKLYKLHRAEFATGKWELRPHLTRRDTRLRKAVPVEKQIAMAVMYLAHKGSYATVATFFGVGKSTAYRAIIHVFLCMETHLFRRAVYLGDHRKVMAGFERLGFPQVVGAIDGCHIPIIAPAHEGVQYINRKQTHSMILQVTCDHNGIFLDLFTGFAGSNHDTFLLKESPIYHALKAGIYVPRRPTVTIAGKRVGPILLGDGGYPIKPFLLIPFKVGHSKREGVYNRRLSKARCIVERSFGRLKSRFRALQCGLDLTVDNLPSAILAGGILHNIIETNGEVLNGRNTSPETFVIDPRRYISDDDERKLGEGIRDTFVTYFNS from the exons ATGCACTCAAAGACAAAGACAGAAGTGGCTGCCACAACCAGATATAAAACAGGAAGGAAGCAGAcacagaagggaaggagagagacttTCCCTGGGGCTGGACTATGGAAGTCCACTCACATGGATGGGAAAAGAGGCAGAAAATTATATGCCAAAAATATTAAGCTATACAAGTTACACCGGGCAGAGTTTGCTACTGGAAAATGG GAGCTGCGTCCTCATCTTACCCGGAGAGACACAAGGCTACGTAAGGCAGTCCCTGTGGAAAAGCAAATTGCCATGGCCGTCATGTACCTTGCCCATAAAGGATCTTATGCAACAGTAGCTACATTTTTTGGAGTGGGCAAGTCTACTGCTTACAGGGCAATAATTCATGTCTTCCTTTGCATGGAGACACATCTATTCCGTAGAGCTGTCTACCTTGGAGACCACAGAAag GTAATGGCTGGTTTTGAGCGGCTAGGATTTCCACAGGTGGTTGGGGCGATAGACGGCTGTCATATTCCTATAATTGCACCTGCTCATGAGGGCGTGCAGTACATCAATCGGAAGCAAACGCACTCCATGATTCTGCAGGTGACATGTGACCATAACGGAATTTTTTTGGACCTTTTCACCGGGTTCGCTGGGTCCAATCACGATACGTTCCTCCTGAAAGAATCCCCCATTTATCACGCACTGAAGGCTGGAATTTATGTACCCAGGCGTCCGACTGTGACTATTGCTGGAAAACGAGTTGGCCCAATTCTGCTTGGAGACGGTGGTTACCCGATAAAACCTTTCTTGCTGATCCCTTTCAAGGTGGGACACAGCAAAAGGGAGGGGGTGTACAACAGAAGACTATCAAAAGCACGTTGTATCGTGGAGAGAAGCTTTGGGAGATTGAAGTCGAGATTTCGTGCCCTGCAGTGCGGGCTCGATCTCACAGTGGATAACTTACCATCAGCAATTCTTGCTGGTGGCATTCTCCACAACATTATTGAAACCAATGGGGAGGTTCTAAATGGGAGGAACACTTCTCCAGAGACATTTGTTATAGACCCACGACGTTacatcagtgatgatgatgagaggaaaTTGGGGGAGGGAATAAGAGATACCTTTGTGacatattttaattcataa